The window AATGGCCGCATCTACAGGCCGTCTGAATGGTTTTCAGACGGCCTCAACTTAATTTAATGGCCGCCGCCGAGATACACCTCGATCACTTGCCGGTCGGCCTGCACTTGCGCCAGCGTACCTTCGGCCAACACGCTGCCTTGGTGCAGCACGGTGACTTGGCGGGCGATTTTGCGCACGAATTCCATATCGTGCTCCACCACCACCACGGCCTGTTGCCCGGCCAGGCCGGTGAGCAGCTCGGCGGTGCGTTCGATTTCGCCGTGGGTCATGCCGGCTACCGGTTCGTCTACCAGCAAAAGCTGCGGTTTCTGCATCAGCAGCATGCCGATTTCCAGCCATTGTTTTTGGCCGTGCGACAAAAATCCGGCCATGCGTGCGCGGGTGTGGGTGAGGCCGATGGTGTCGAGCACGCTGTCGAGAAAGTCGTCTTGCTCGCCCGTCAGCTTGCGCCATTTGCCGAAATAGGCGCCGAACACGCTTTTGCTGCCGGCAATCGCCAGCGAAAGGTTGTCATACACGCTGAGTGATTCAAACACGGTCGGTTTTTGGAATTTGCGGCCGATGCCGGCGCGGGCGATTTCGGCTTCGCTCATTTGCAGCAGGTTGTGGTCGCGCCCCAAAAATACCGTGCCTTCGTCGGGGCGGGTTTTGCCGGTGATGATGTCCATCATGGTCGATTTGCCCGCGCCGTTGGGGCCGATGATGCAGCGTAATTCGCCGCGGTCGATGTAGAGGTTGAGCTTGTTGATGGCTTTGAAGCCGTCGAAGCTCACCGATACGTCTTCCATATAAAGGATGATGTTGTTGTCGATGTGCAGGTTGTCGAAACGGGTTTGTGCGGCAGTGTTCATGCGGCGGCCTCCTGCTGTTTGGCGGAATCGGTTTCAGACGGCGTGTCGTCATCGTTGCGCGGTGCCCGGCGTGATTTAACCAGCCCGGCAATGCCTTCTTTCAAAAAGATGGTCACCAGCACAAACAGCGCACCGAGGAAAAACAGCCAGGCATCGGGAAAGGCGGCGGTGAGCCAGGTTTTGGCATAGTTCACCACAAAGGCGCCGATAATCGCGCCATAGAGCGTGGCGCGGCCGCCGAGCGCCACCCAGATGATGATTTCAATCGAGGCCAGCGGGGCGAATTCGCTCGGGTTGATAATGCCCACCTGCGGCACATACAGCGCGCCGGCCAGCCCGGCAATCATGGCGGAGAGCACGAAAACCAGCAGCTTGATGTGCTCCACGCGAAAGCCCACAAAACGGGTGCGCATTTCGGCATCGCGCACGGCAACGATCAGCTTGCCCAAGCGCGAATGCATGATGCTGCGCAAAAAGGCATACACGGCCAGCACGGTGATGCCCGACACCGCAAACAAGGCCACGCGGGTGTGGTCGGATTGCAGTGAAAAGCCGAGGATGTCTTTAAAGTCGGTGAGGCCGTTGTTGCCGCCGAAGCCCATTTCATTGCGGTAAAACGCCAGCATCAGTGCATAAGTCATGGCTTGGGTGATGATGGAAAGATACACGCCCGACACGCGCGAGCGGAAACACAGCCAGCCGAGAATGAAAGCCAGTAAACCGGGCACAAACAGCATCATCAAGAGCGCCCATGCAAAGTATTCGCTGCCCGCCCAAAACCAGGGCAGCTCGGTCCAGCCTAAAAACACCATAAAGTCAGGCAGATTGGCGTTGGCATAAGCGCCGCGGTCGCCGATTTCGCGCATCAGATACATGCCCATCGCGTAGCCGCCGAGGGCGAAAAATGCACCGTGGCCGAGGCTCAAAATACCCAGATAGCCCCAGGCCAAATCCAGCGCCAGCGCCAGCAGCGCATAGGTGAGGTATTTGCCCAGCAGGGTAACGGTGTAGGTGGAAATGTGCAGCGCGCTGCCTGCGGGAATCAAAAGGTTGCCCACCGGCACGACAACCAGCAGCGCCAACAGCAGCGCCACGGTGATTTTGCCCAGCAGCGGCTCGCGTTGTAATAAAGTGAATAAAGGTGAACGGCTCATTCGACGGCCCGTCCTTTCTGCGGAAACAGCCCGCGCGGGAATTTTTGGATAAACAGAATAATCAGCACCAGCACAATGGCTTTGGCGAGCACCGCGCCCAGCCAAGGTTCCATAAATTTATTCAGCAGGCCGAGGCCGAGGCCGGAAACCAGCGTGCCCCACAAATTGCCGACCCCGCCGACCACCACCACCATAAACGAATCAACAATGTATTGCTGGCCGAGGTTGGGGCCGACATTGGTAAGTTGCGACAAGGCCACGCCCGCCACACCGGCCACGCCGGAGCCCAGGCCGAAGGTCATCATGTCGACTTTGCGGTCGTTGATGCCCATGGCGCGCGCCATATGGCGGTTTTGCGACACCGCGCGCACTTCCAGCCCCAGACGGGTGCGCTTCATCACCGCCAAGAGCGCAAAGAAGCAGAGCAGGCAGAAAATGAAGATGTATACGCGGTTCCAGGTAACCGACAAGCCCGGCATAATCTGCCAGGCACCGCTCATCCATTCGGGCGTTTGCACCATGCGGTTGAGCGGGGAAAACACGCTGCGCACCAATTGCTGCAAAATCAGGCTGATGCCGAAGGTGGCCAGCAGCGTTTCCAGCGGGCGGCCATACAGGTAGCGCACCACAAACCGCTCGATCAACACCCCCACGAAGCCGCTGACGGCAAACGCCACCGGAATCGCCACGGCAATCGACCAGCCGATGTGGTTCGGCATCAAAAGCTGCACCACATAGGCGCAATACGCGCCGATCATCATCAGTTCGCCGTGCGCCATATTAATCACGCCCATCACGCCGAAAGTAATCGCCAAACCGATGGCGGTCAGCACCAGAATCGAGCCGAGGCTCAGGCCGAAACTCACGTTTTCTGCGCCTTTCATCAGTGTTTGTTTGGTTTCGATAGAGGAAATAGCTTTTTCGGCCTGCGCTTTCAATTCGGGTGTTGAGGCCGTCTGAACATAGTTTTGCAGCAGGCTGAGGTTTTCCGGCAGCGCGTTTTTACCCAATACGGCAATCGCCGCCGCATGACGGCTGTGGTCGCCACCCTGCAAATCGGCGCGGGCGATATAGGTTTGCATCAGCTCGCGCACGCTTTGGTTGTTTTCTTTGGGCAAGGCGGCCTGCACTTGCGCCAGCGCCGAGGCATCGTTTTTTTGCAGCATCTGCGTCATGGCGGCTTTGCGGGCTTCGGCATCGTTGCTCAGCAGCGCGTTTTCGGCCACATACGTGCGGATCCACAAGCGGATTTTGTTGTTGGTGGTGATGCGTTTGGCGGCGGCCGGTTTGTCGGCGGCGGCATCGGGCGCATCAATGGGCGCGAATTGCTCGCTGTCGGCGGCTTTGATGTAAAACGTTGGACCCTCGGCAAACAGCCGCCCGTCGGCCAGCGCGGCGAGGGTATCCAGCGCTTGCGCATGGCCGGATGCGGCAATGGCTTCTACTGCGGCTTGCTTGGTGTTGAAGTTGTTGGATGCCAAACCTTGCAAGGCCGTCTGAAAACCAACAGGGGCGGCGCTTGCGGTGTCGGCGGCGGAAGCAGCGGCCACAGGCGCGGATGCGGTTTCGTCGGCCAGCGCCGGCGGCGACAGCGATAAGGCCAGCGCCAGCGCTAAAGCGCCGAGGCCGGGCAGCTTGTTGAGGCGGAACAGGGACTTCATATGCGGTCCTTTGTGTGGGTTGGGAGGCAGCCTTGATAGGTTGACGGCAATGCCGATGCTCAAAATTTCTGATGAATGGCTTGGTTGAAACCATCGGATCGGTTGAAAAAATGCCATGGTTCGATTGCGGTTTCTATCGGGCGGCAGCGGTCGGATTTGAGTTTCTTAAGTTAGGCGGATAACAGCACAGGCCGTCTGATACCCATTCACAAAAATAACCTAACGGCGTTGGCTCGCCTGAGCTCGAAGAGGACTGGTTTCGCTAAGGCGCTGAAGCGCCAAGTCAACCAAACCAGCCCCGTACTATCTGTACTGTCTTCAGCTCGCCGCCTTGTTAGCTTACTTTTTTGAATGGGTATGAAACTATGCGGCAATATTCTGCCCGGCGTGTTTCAGACGGCCTGTTTCCGCTTTTACTGCGTACCTGCGGTGCATTTTTGAGTGGTTTTGTCGTATGCGCCGCAATTCACGCCGGCGCTCCAGTCGGCAATCAGATTGGCCGATTCGGGCAGCAGCGGCGACCAAGCCTGACCGTCGACTTCGCCTTCGGTGCGCCATACCACGTCAAACTGGCCGTTGTCTTGAATCTCGCCGATGAATACCGGTTTGGTAATCATGTGGTTGGCCAGCATTTTGGCGGTGCCGCCGGTGAGGTTGGGTACTTCCACGCCGATCAGCGCCTGCTGTACGGCATCCGAATCGGTGGTGCCGGCTTTTTCTACCGCTTTCACCCACATATTGAAGCCGATATAAGTGGCTTCCATCGGGTCGTTGGTAACGGCGTTGTTGTCTTTCTTGAAGTCTTTCCAAGATTTGATAAAGGCTTCGTTGGCGGGGGTGTCGATGCTTTCAAAATAGTTCCACGCCGCCAGATGGCCGACCAGCGGCTTGGTGTCGATGCCCGAAAGCTCTTGTTCGCCCACCGAGAAGGCAATCACCGGAATCTGCTCGGGCGACACGCTCTGGTTGGCCAGCTCTTTGTAGAAAGGCACGTTGGCATCGCCGTTGATGGTAGAGACCACCGCCGCATTGCCGCCGGCACCGAATTTTTTCACATCGGCCACAATCGACTGCCAGTCGGAATGACCGAAGGGGGTGTAGTTGACCATGATGTCGCTCTCGGGAATGCCTTTCGATTTCAGATAGGCTTCGAGAATTTTGTTGGTGGTGCGCGGATACACATAATCGGTGCCGAGCAGGGCAAAGCGGGTAACGCCTTGGTCAAGCAGATAATCTACGGCGGGGATGGCCTGCTGGTTGGGCGTGGCGCCGGTGTAGAAAATATTTTTGCTGCTTTCCTGGCCTTCCCACTGCACCGGGTAAAACAAAATGCCGTTGAGCTCTTCAAATACCGGCAACACCGATTTGCGCGACACCGACGTCCAGTTGCCGAAGGTGGCGACTACTTTGTCTTTGGCCAGCAGCTCGCGGGCTTTTTCGGCAAACAGCGGCCAGTTGGAAGCAGGGTCGACCACCACCGGCTCGATTTTGCGGCCCAACACGCCGCCTTTGGCGTTTTGCTCGTCAATCAGCATCAGCACCGTGTCTTTCAACGCCGATTCAGAAATCGCCATGGTGCCGCTCAAAGAATGTAATACACCTACTTTAATCGGGTTGGAATCATCGGCAACGGCAGCGGCAGATGCGCCCGATGCAGTGCTTTGAGCGGCTTGTTCGCCCGATTTCTGGCCGCAGCCGAACAAGAGCAGCGTCGAGCATACGGCTGTGAGCAGGAATTTTCGTTTGGTCATCATGGTGGTGTCTCCGAGGCTGGTAAGGTGTTGAATCACTAATGAAGCATGGAAAATCAAGCAATCTTGATGTCAGGATTGTTGAAATTGTTAACAATCTTTCGTAAAGATTAGCAAAGCACCGAATAAATTGTCAACAATATTTTTAATTAAAAGCAGAATATTGTTAACAATGCGAGTTTGGCGGCAGTATTCGGGCGGTTTGAAAGAAAATATCGGAATGATGTTTTATTGATGGGCTTATTTGTATCAAAACTACAGATAAGGCCGTCTGAAACACCGCCGCCGCAAAAAACGCCGGCTGCTGATTTACGTGCCGGCGCAAACCGATTATGCTTTCAGCGTGATACTTTCAGAGAGCCCCTATGTCTTACCGCTACCGCCAAACCCTGCCCGCAACCGCCCTCGACATCATCGGCGATGTGCACGGCGAATTTGCCGCCCTGCAAGCCTTGCTGCATCATTTGGGCTACCGCGACAACGGCAGCCACCCGCAGGGGCGGCGGCTGGTGTTTGTGGGCGATTTGTGCGACCGCGGCCCCGACAGCCCTGCCGTGCTGGCCTGGTTTAAAGCCGCGCACGATGCCGGTTATGCCTTTACTGTGCTTGGCAACCACGAATTAAACGCCTTGATGGGTGAGCCGAAAGACGGCTCCGGCTGGTATTTTCGCTGCCGCGCCGAAAAAGACGGCCAATACGCGCCGTGGAACATTCTGCCCGAAGCTGCCAAACCGGCGCTGAATGCCTGGCTGGCCGAGCAGCCGCTGGTGTTGGTGCGCGACGATATCCGCATTGTGCACGCAGCCTGGCTGCCCGAGAGCCTGGCCGTCATCGAAGCGGCGGCGGGCGAGCCGTTGGCAGCGCAATACCGCCGCTATGATGAAGCCCTAACCCGGCAGCTTCAGACGGCCGCCTGGTATGAGGATTACCTGCGCGAACAGCAGGTGTATGCCGAAGCGATGGAAAACCCCGCCGCGCCGCCGCCGATGCCCGCCACCGCCGCATATGAGCTGGCACGCAGCCGTTTGCACCCCATCCGCGCCCTCACCAGCGGCGCCGAAACCACCGCCGCCGCGCCTTTTTACGCCGGCGGACGTTGGCGCTACACCGCCCGCAGCGCCTGGTGGAACGATTACACCGAAGCCGTGCCGGTGGTTATCGGTCATTATTGGCGCCACTGGTATCCGCGCGAAGCCGACCCGCACCGCGAAAACCTGATGCCGCCGCAAAACAACGCCTGGCACGGTGCTGCGCATAATGTTTACTGCATCGATTATTCCGTCGGTGCCCGCTGGCGCGACCGCCGCGACCAGATATTGCCGGCCCGTTCGACTTTCCGCCTGGCCGCCATGCGCTGGCCGGAGCAGGTGTTGGTGTTTGATGACGGCGAAACCGTGGCTACGGTGTAAGAAAAAGATGAATAAAAACTTAGGGAATGCTGGCCATTCGATTGACGGGTGCGTTTACTCCTAAAACGCAACAAGATTGGGCATCTTGCGAGGCTTTTTAACGCAGCAGATGCGTTTTCAGAAACAAAAATCTTCTCATAAACGACACATCAGAACCCCAGGCCGTCTGAAAGGCAAATGCTTTCAGACGGCCTTTTGTCAATCTGACAACGCATGGGTATTTATTCAGGCGGCTGAGTCTGCCGAAGCCCGTGCCGTCATTGCAGCGAGCGTTCTGCCCATAAAAACACACACGCAGACCAAGCGGTGTTCGCGGGCTGAAGCCACGCCAACCCGGCCATCTAAACCAGGCCGTCTGAAACAGGGTAAGCCTTTCAGACGGCCTTGCCGTGCAGCGTATTCCTGCAAGCTTCAAGAATGTGATATAAAGCGGACAGCGGCGCACTGTAAAGGCCGTCTGAAACTGATCAAACCAACCGCCGCCGCAGCGTTGCGGCGGTTGCAAAACAACAAGAAAAAGAGGAAAACATGCCGGCTTTCGACACCGATTATCTGATTGTCGGTTCCGGGTTTGGCGGCAGCGTGTCGGCTTTGCGTTTGGCGGAAAAAGGCTACCGGGTCACGGTGGTCGAGCAAGGCCGGCGGTTCACGCCGCAAAACATGCCCGAAACCACTTGGAATCTGCGCCGCTTTCTGTGGCTGCCCGCATTGGCCTGCCGCGGTTTTTTTTCGCTGCGGCTGTTCCGGCATATGCTGGTGTTGCACGGCAATGCTGTCGGCGGCGGCTCGATTACCTATGCCAACACGCTGTTGGTGCCGCCCGATGAAGTGTGGCGTAACGGCACTTGGGCGGGGCTGTGTGACTGGGAAAAGCTGATGCCCGCCCACTACCGCACCGCCGAGCGTATGCTGGGCGTGACCACCAACCCACTATTGGCCGATGCCGATTACCGTTTGCAAAGCCTGGCGGCCGAAGCCGGCGTGGGCGGTAGTTTTTACCGCACCCGTGTGGGCATTTATTTCGGCCATGATGACGAACAGGTGCAAACGCCGGTAAACGGCGATCCTTATTTTCAGGGCAAAGGCCCGACACGTTCGCCCTGCATCGGCTGCGGCGGTTGCATGGTCGGCTGCCGTTACCGCGCCAAAAATTCACTCGATTACAACTATCTTTATCTGGCTGAAAAAGCCGGTGCCGAGCTGTTGCCCGAAAGCCGCGTTACCCGCATCGAGCCTTTGGGCGAAGCGGGCGACGGCAGCGAGGGCTATCGGGTAACGGTGAAGCCTTTCAGACGGCCTGAACAGCACTACACCGCGCAAAATGTGATTGTGTCGGCCGGCAGCCTCGGCACGCAGAAGCTCTTGTTTGCTATGCGCGAACAAGGCCTGCTGCCGCGCATTTCGCCGGCGTTGGGGCGCAATGTGTTTACCAATGCCGAATCGCTGATCGGCATCCGTTTTCCCGGCGGCCATGAAGATTTTTCACGCGGCATTGCCATCGGCTCGGGCATCCATCTGGCCGACGGCACCCACATCGAAGCCACCCGTTTCCCCGCCGGCTCCGATATCGTCAGCCTGTTGGGCACGCTGATGAACCACAGCCGTTCGGGCCGTTTGAATCTGCGCCAATGGTTGGCCGCTTTTCTGAAAGGCTGGTTCACCCGCCCTAAAAGCATGTGGCAGGCGCTGCGGCCGAAAAACATGGCGCGCGAATCGCTGATTTTTTTATGTATGCAAACCGCGCCGCAGCCTTTAAATATGGTTTGGCGCAACACTTGGTGGCGGCCGTGGCGGCGGCAGCTGGCCACCGAGGGCGCCGCCATTCCCGCTTATATTCCCGCCGCCAGCGATTTTGCTTTTCAGGCCGCGCAAACGCATGGAGCCAGCGCGTTTACCTGTGTGGCCGATGTGTTTTTAAACATTCCCGCCACTGCGCATTGCATGGGCGGGGCGGCTTTGGCGGCTTCGCCTGAAGAGGGGGTGTGTGATGTGCAACACCGCGTATTCGGCTATCACAATCTGTATGTGATTGACGGTGCCAATATTTCTGCCAATCTGGGTGTCAACCCCAGCCTCACCATTACCGCATTGGCCGAAGCCGCCATCAGCCGGATTGCCCCCAAGGAGCCGTTATGAATCCGACCGTTTTGCCCGACCACTTCCGCCGGCTGCACGATGCCTCGCGACAACACACCGAAGTGCCGTGGCCGCAGCGGCAGCAACGTTTGCAGCAATTGGCACGCATGGTACGCGAACACCGTTCTGCAATTCAGACGGCCATCAGTGCAGATTTCGGCAACCGCAGCGGCCATGAAACCGATTTGCTGGAAATTTTCCCCACGGTAGCCGGTATCCGCCATGCGCTCAAACACGGCAAAAAGTGGATGCGGCCGCGCAAAGTCGCCACCGACTGGTGGTTTTGGCCGGCCAAAAGCCGTATCGTGCCGCAGCCTTTAGGCGTGGTGGGCATTGTGGCACCGTGGAATTACCCGCTTTTTCTCACCACCGGCCCGCTTATCGGCGCTTTTGCCGCCGGCAATAGGGCGATGGTCAAAACTTCGGAGCATGCACCTGCATTCAGCCGCTGGCTGGCCGACACCGTGCCGCAGTATTTTGATGATGACGAATTGGCGGTGATAGAAGGCGGTGCCGACATCGCCGCTGCGTTTACCGCATTGCCGTTCGACCATCTGCTGTTTACCGGCTCCACCGCGGTAGGGCGCAAGGTGATGCAGGCCGCCACCGCCAATCTGACCCCGGTAACGTTGGAATTAGGCGGCAAATCGCCGACGCTGATTTTGGAAGATGCCGACTTGGATCGTGCTGTTGCACGGGTGATGGGCGGCAAACTGCTCAATGCCGGGCAAACCTGTATTGCCCCTGATTATGTGTTGCTGCCCGAAGCTTTTCAGACGGCCTTTATCGAAAAAGCCCGTGCCTGGGTAAACACACATTATCCTGATACGGCCGACAACCCCGACTACAGCCACATCATCAATTCCCGCCAGCACCGGCGTTTGCAGGATTATCTGCAAACAGCACAAGAAAACGGCGCCACTGTGTGGCCATTAGACAGCGGGCAACAGCGCCCGAACGGCACCTGGCTGGCCCCGCACCTGATTATCGGTGCACCCGACGATACGCCGCTGATGCAGGAAGAAATCTTCGGCCCGCTGCTGCCGCTGGTGCCTTACCGCACGTTGGAAGAGGCCATCGCCTATATCCGCGGGCGGGAGCGGCCGCTGGCACTTTATGTGTTCGGTAA of the Uruburuella testudinis genome contains:
- the urtD gene encoding urea ABC transporter ATP-binding protein UrtD; amino-acid sequence: MNTAAQTRFDNLHIDNNIILYMEDVSVSFDGFKAINKLNLYIDRGELRCIIGPNGAGKSTMMDIITGKTRPDEGTVFLGRDHNLLQMSEAEIARAGIGRKFQKPTVFESLSVYDNLSLAIAGSKSVFGAYFGKWRKLTGEQDDFLDSVLDTIGLTHTRARMAGFLSHGQKQWLEIGMLLMQKPQLLLVDEPVAGMTHGEIERTAELLTGLAGQQAVVVVEHDMEFVRKIARQVTVLHQGSVLAEGTLAQVQADRQVIEVYLGGGH
- the urtC gene encoding urea ABC transporter permease subunit UrtC — translated: MSRSPLFTLLQREPLLGKITVALLLALLVVVPVGNLLIPAGSALHISTYTVTLLGKYLTYALLALALDLAWGYLGILSLGHGAFFALGGYAMGMYLMREIGDRGAYANANLPDFMVFLGWTELPWFWAGSEYFAWALLMMLFVPGLLAFILGWLCFRSRVSGVYLSIITQAMTYALMLAFYRNEMGFGGNNGLTDFKDILGFSLQSDHTRVALFAVSGITVLAVYAFLRSIMHSRLGKLIVAVRDAEMRTRFVGFRVEHIKLLVFVLSAMIAGLAGALYVPQVGIINPSEFAPLASIEIIIWVALGGRATLYGAIIGAFVVNYAKTWLTAAFPDAWLFFLGALFVLVTIFLKEGIAGLVKSRRAPRNDDDTPSETDSAKQQEAAA
- the urtB gene encoding urea ABC transporter permease subunit UrtB, yielding MKSLFRLNKLPGLGALALALALSLSPPALADETASAPVAAASAADTASAAPVGFQTALQGLASNNFNTKQAAVEAIAASGHAQALDTLAALADGRLFAEGPTFYIKAADSEQFAPIDAPDAAADKPAAAKRITTNNKIRLWIRTYVAENALLSNDAEARKAAMTQMLQKNDASALAQVQAALPKENNQSVRELMQTYIARADLQGGDHSRHAAAIAVLGKNALPENLSLLQNYVQTASTPELKAQAEKAISSIETKQTLMKGAENVSFGLSLGSILVLTAIGLAITFGVMGVINMAHGELMMIGAYCAYVVQLLMPNHIGWSIAVAIPVAFAVSGFVGVLIERFVVRYLYGRPLETLLATFGISLILQQLVRSVFSPLNRMVQTPEWMSGAWQIMPGLSVTWNRVYIFIFCLLCFFALLAVMKRTRLGLEVRAVSQNRHMARAMGINDRKVDMMTFGLGSGVAGVAGVALSQLTNVGPNLGQQYIVDSFMVVVVGGVGNLWGTLVSGLGLGLLNKFMEPWLGAVLAKAIVLVLIILFIQKFPRGLFPQKGRAVE
- the urtA gene encoding urea ABC transporter substrate-binding protein encodes the protein MMTKRKFLLTAVCSTLLLFGCGQKSGEQAAQSTASGASAAAVADDSNPIKVGVLHSLSGTMAISESALKDTVLMLIDEQNAKGGVLGRKIEPVVVDPASNWPLFAEKARELLAKDKVVATFGNWTSVSRKSVLPVFEELNGILFYPVQWEGQESSKNIFYTGATPNQQAIPAVDYLLDQGVTRFALLGTDYVYPRTTNKILEAYLKSKGIPESDIMVNYTPFGHSDWQSIVADVKKFGAGGNAAVVSTINGDANVPFYKELANQSVSPEQIPVIAFSVGEQELSGIDTKPLVGHLAAWNYFESIDTPANEAFIKSWKDFKKDNNAVTNDPMEATYIGFNMWVKAVEKAGTTDSDAVQQALIGVEVPNLTGGTAKMLANHMITKPVFIGEIQDNGQFDVVWRTEGEVDGQAWSPLLPESANLIADWSAGVNCGAYDKTTQKCTAGTQ
- a CDS encoding metallophosphoesterase, whose translation is MSYRYRQTLPATALDIIGDVHGEFAALQALLHHLGYRDNGSHPQGRRLVFVGDLCDRGPDSPAVLAWFKAAHDAGYAFTVLGNHELNALMGEPKDGSGWYFRCRAEKDGQYAPWNILPEAAKPALNAWLAEQPLVLVRDDIRIVHAAWLPESLAVIEAAAGEPLAAQYRRYDEALTRQLQTAAWYEDYLREQQVYAEAMENPAAPPPMPATAAYELARSRLHPIRALTSGAETTAAAPFYAGGRWRYTARSAWWNDYTEAVPVVIGHYWRHWYPREADPHRENLMPPQNNAWHGAAHNVYCIDYSVGARWRDRRDQILPARSTFRLAAMRWPEQVLVFDDGETVATV
- a CDS encoding GMC oxidoreductase; this translates as MPAFDTDYLIVGSGFGGSVSALRLAEKGYRVTVVEQGRRFTPQNMPETTWNLRRFLWLPALACRGFFSLRLFRHMLVLHGNAVGGGSITYANTLLVPPDEVWRNGTWAGLCDWEKLMPAHYRTAERMLGVTTNPLLADADYRLQSLAAEAGVGGSFYRTRVGIYFGHDDEQVQTPVNGDPYFQGKGPTRSPCIGCGGCMVGCRYRAKNSLDYNYLYLAEKAGAELLPESRVTRIEPLGEAGDGSEGYRVTVKPFRRPEQHYTAQNVIVSAGSLGTQKLLFAMREQGLLPRISPALGRNVFTNAESLIGIRFPGGHEDFSRGIAIGSGIHLADGTHIEATRFPAGSDIVSLLGTLMNHSRSGRLNLRQWLAAFLKGWFTRPKSMWQALRPKNMARESLIFLCMQTAPQPLNMVWRNTWWRPWRRQLATEGAAIPAYIPAASDFAFQAAQTHGASAFTCVADVFLNIPATAHCMGGAALAASPEEGVCDVQHRVFGYHNLYVIDGANISANLGVNPSLTITALAEAAISRIAPKEPL
- a CDS encoding coniferyl aldehyde dehydrogenase encodes the protein MNPTVLPDHFRRLHDASRQHTEVPWPQRQQRLQQLARMVREHRSAIQTAISADFGNRSGHETDLLEIFPTVAGIRHALKHGKKWMRPRKVATDWWFWPAKSRIVPQPLGVVGIVAPWNYPLFLTTGPLIGAFAAGNRAMVKTSEHAPAFSRWLADTVPQYFDDDELAVIEGGADIAAAFTALPFDHLLFTGSTAVGRKVMQAATANLTPVTLELGGKSPTLILEDADLDRAVARVMGGKLLNAGQTCIAPDYVLLPEAFQTAFIEKARAWVNTHYPDTADNPDYSHIINSRQHRRLQDYLQTAQENGATVWPLDSGQQRPNGTWLAPHLIIGAPDDTPLMQEEIFGPLLPLVPYRTLEEAIAYIRGRERPLALYVFGKSPAQIDAVLQRTVSGGVSVNETLLHVAQENLPFGGIGASGMGAYHGQTGFDTFSHLKPVFVQSRLNSMGLLAPPYGKVFEWMLKVLLR